In Arachis hypogaea cultivar Tifrunner chromosome 17, arahy.Tifrunner.gnm2.J5K5, whole genome shotgun sequence, a single window of DNA contains:
- the LOC112764484 gene encoding uncharacterized protein, whose product MYGAKGKIDLAFEYQSQVAVLRPSIHSRRANLTVKFQDLYGFTVEGNVDDVNVMNEVREKVRQQGRVWWALEASKGANWYLHTVIGQGNALKSSLKFSALANALTLKKIIRKGIPPVLRPKVWFSLSGAAKKKSTVPDSYYDDLTKAVEGKVTPATRQIDHDLPRTFPGHPWLDTPEGHAALRRVLVVYSFRDSDVGYCQGLNYVAALLLLVMKTEEEAFWMLAVLLENVLVSDCYTNNLSGCHVEQRVFKDLLSKKCPRIASHLESLEFDVSLVTTEWFLCLFSKSLPSETTLRVWDVIFYEGAQVMFNVALAIFKMKEDELLLTHHVGEVINILQRTTHHLFDPDDLLTVAFDKIGSMTTNTISKQRKKQEPEVMKELDERIRRLESFKMEDK is encoded by the exons atgtATGGAGCAAAAGGCAAAATAGACCTTGCCTTTGAATACCAATCTCAAGTTGCAGTTTTGAGGCCAAGCATCCATTCAAGGAGGGCAAATCTGACTGTGAAATTCCAAGACCTGTATGGGTTCACAGTGGAAGGGAATGTGGATGATGTGAATGTGATGAATGAGGTGAGGGAGAAGGTGAGACAGCAGGGTAGGGTATGGTGGGCATTGGAAGCCAGCAAAGGGGCAAATTGGTATCTTCACACCGTCATAGGACAAGGGAATGCTCTCAAATCTTCCTTGAAATTCTCAGCTCTGGCCAATGCCCTCACTCTGAAGAAGATCATTAGGAAGGGGATACCCCCAGTTCTTAGGCCTAAGGTTTGGTTTTCATTGTCTGGTGCTGCAAAGAAAAAATCCACTGTGCCTGATAGCTATTATGATGATCTGACCAAGGCAGTTGAGGGCAAAGTTACCCCTGCTACCAGACAGATTGATCAT GATCTGCCACGGACCTTTCCTGGCCATCCATGGTTGGACACTCCCGAGGGACATGCCGCTCTTAGACGTGTTCTTGTTGTTTATTCTTTCCGTGATTCTGATGTTGGATATTGTCAG GGATTAAATTACGTTGCAGCACTGTTGTTGCTTGTAATGAAGACAGAAGAAGAAGCATTTTGGATGCTTGCTGTCTTGTTAGAAAATGTCCTGGTTAGTGATTGTTACACAAACAACTTATCAGGATGCCATGTTGAACAGAGAGTTTTTAAAGATTTACTCAGTAAAAAGTGCCCAAG GATAGCATCTCATTTGGaatctttggaatttgatgtttcCCTTGTGACCACTGAGTGGTTCCTTTGCCTCTTTTCAAAGAGCCTACCTTCTGAG ACGACTCTGCGAGTGTGGGACGTTATCTTCTACGAAGGGGCTCAGGTTATGTTTAATGTCGCCTTAGCAATATTTAAG ATGAAGGAAGATGAGTTACTTCTAACCCATCATGTTGGTGAAGTAATCAATATTCTGCAAAGGACTACTCATCACCTATTTGATCCAGACGATTTGCTAACA GTGGCATTTGACAAGATAGGTTCCATGACAACCAATACGATATCAAAGCAAAGGAAGAAGCAAGAACCCGAAGTGATGAAGGAGCTTGATGAAAGAATCAGACGGTTAGAGTCATTTAAAATGGAGGATAAATAG